A segment of the Aythya fuligula isolate bAytFul2 chromosome 27, bAytFul2.pri, whole genome shotgun sequence genome:
AGGTGTCCCcatgtgtcccccccccccctccatacGTCACCCTCTGGGCGCTGGCAGCCGGCTGGGCGCTCACCTGCACGCCTGcaaaagaggggagggggctcagcacccccctggatgtcccccccccccccccccatgggtgACCCCCCCGGACCCGAGGATGTCCCCAGGGGTGTCCCTCTTGTCCCCAGGGGTGTTCTCCCCATGCCCAGGGGTGTCCCCCTCTCCCCAAAGATGTTCCCTGGTCCCCAAGGGTGTCCCCTGGTCCCCAGGAACGACCCCCCCCATCCCTAGGGgtgtcccccctccccaaaaatgtccccccccatccccaggaATGTCACCTCTGTCCCCAGGGGTGTCCCCCTATGTCCCCAGGGACATGTCACCATCCCCAGGGATGTCCCCTTGTTCCCAGGAACGACCCCCCCTGTCCCTAGGGGTgtccccccatccccaaaaatgtccccatgtccccaggaatgtcccccccatccccaagggatgtccccatgtccccatggaTGTCACCCCTTCAACCCCAGGGATGTCCCCCCATCCCCTAAGAtgtccccttgtccccaggGATGACCCCCCTGTCCCTAGGGgtgtcccccctccccaaaaatgTCCCCAAAAATGTTCCCATGTCCCCAAGAACGTCCCCACTTCCCCGGGGATGTCCCCCCTTCAACCCCAGAAATGTCCCCCCGTCCCCAAGGGATgtccccccctgcccccaaGGGATGTCCCCCCATCCCCAAAgctgtccccctgtccccaaaaggtgtcccccccatgtccccaaatgcgccccccccccccccccataaccACGCGGCGCTCACCCGGGCTCCCCTTCTCGCTGCTCCCCGAGCTGAACTCCGCCGACTGCAGCTggcaggggacaggaggggacacGAGGGGACAGCGTCAGGGGGGTGCCACCGCCACCCCAAGACCCCCCCACAACCAcggggagcccccccccaggccccacTCACCCGGGTCAGGGTGCTGCGGCCGGAGGCGGGCAGCGAGGAGCTCTTGTAGCTGCCGCTGTGCAGCGCTGGGAGAGAGCGGGAGGTCaggactgggagcactgggaggggaCTGGGAGGACTGGGAGGGGACTGGGAGGTTACTGGGAAGGGACTGGGAGGGTGGACAGAGCCACTGGGGGTCGTCCTGCCCCACATACACGTGTGGAAGGGCGTCCGGTCCGGCAGCGAGCGGGTTTTCCTGCGGATGGGCAGCGatttctccatctcctccttcaGGATCAGCTTCCCCAGGTTGGAGGTGACCTGGGAGGGGGACAAGGGACACGCGGGGGGGTCAGGTCAAGGTTggcacctccccagccccccctggacccccccggtgccctcccATCACCTTGCTCAGCTCCTGCCGCTGGAGCTCCCGCAGGCTCTTCATCTCCTCCGTCagatcctcctcctcctcctcccctcttttGGAggccatcctcctcctccactccgtttctgggggaaaaaaagaggattttagTCCAACCCCAACCCCGACACAACACCCCCAGAGAGGTGGGGggggtttgtgggtttttttgggggggaaaaaccACCCCAGCGCCTACCCACGACGGCCAGGGACGGGGGGCACGGCCAGTAGTCGGTCTCGATTTTGGCAGGCTGGTTGGGGTCGGGGGGCTGCGCGGCGGGGAATTTGGACGACTCGATGATCAGATCCTCTATCAGGTGCTTGCCGTGGTGGGGGCCGCTGTGGGGttctgggggggggcacacgggGTTGATAATTAAAAGGGGGGAGATAattaaaaggggggggggggtccccggtgCCGTGTGCCGTGCGCCGCGCTCACCTTTCTGCCGGTAAATCGGGGGCTTCTTGTAGATGTTGAGCTCCGTGGTGTCGGTCTCTGCACGGGGAAGGGCAGGGTTAGCCCCCCCCCAGAAGGTCCTCGCCCACCCCCGTTTGCCCAGTTCTCCCAGTTTGGGGGGGGCAATGGGTTTTATGGGATTTGGGGGGTTTTTTAGGTGCGTACCGGGCCGGTGGAAGTGCTGGACGCTGCTGCGGGGGGTGCTGGCagccggccggggggggggctgcgaggTGCCACCGGGGGTCCGGCTCTCCAACCACTCCCGGATGACCTGGGGGGGGGTCGtgaaggggtggggggggcgaaatttttggggggggtgaaGGTCTCGGCGTCACCCCCTCGTGCGCAAATCCCCCCCCCGGCGCACTCACCTCGGGGGACGGAGGAGGAGAGATGGATTTGGGAGACAGCGAgcgctgcgggggggggggacaaaaaaaaaaaaaaaaaaaaaagggttaatCCCACAGCCAGGGACCCCCCAAatccctggggggggggatttttgtgtccccccccctcacctcccgGCTGCGGGGCAGCTCCACGTGCTCCATCAGGGAGTAGGTGAAGTGGGGCTCGTAGATCATCAGGTCGGGGCGCTCGATGTCCAGGATGGCCTTGTCCTTGGGGATGGCGGCCAGGTCCTTGTAGCCCAGCACCTCGTTGTCCATTTTGGCCTGGGAAAAAAGAGGCGAAAAACAGCGATTTTGGGTGCGGGAGGGGAATTTGGGGGTGTTTTTCCAGCGGTGTTTGGGGAATGAGCTCTTACCACGATGCTGGAGGGCGAGCCTGGGACGCTGGAGCCGCGCGAGGAGCAGACGCTCCCAGGGGAGGTCAGCGGTTGCTGGAAGGGATTGGGAATTTATTTGGGATTATTTAGGATGATTTAGGATTATTTGGGATTGGGATGACAGATCTGGGATGATAGATTTCGGATCCGGGGTTTGGGATGGTAGATTTGGGAGCTGGGGTTTGGCAACCCCAAATTTTGGGCACATGGGGAGGGCTCCGGGCTGGAGCGGGGGCATGGCACGAGGGCGGGGGggcaccccaaaaaaaaaacaacaaaaaaaaggggagatgCCCCTGGGGGTGGGGGACTCCTGGGAgggccctgggggggggtctCCTCGCCCCCAATTTTTAGGTTTAGGGTTTGGGGACGCTtgggaggggacggggacacgtTGCCACTAGATGGTGCTGCCAggccgggaggaggaggaggaggaggaaggcaggggaggaaggcagcCCCAGGGGGGTCCCCAAATTCcggcaccccccccccaaaccccctgtCCCCCCTCCTTTTACCTTCTGCAGTCTTTCCATTCAGCTGCGCACCGGAGGGGCCGGGTCAGTCACAGGGTCCTGTGATGGGGGGGGAGCAAGAGCAGAAattttggggaccccccccaaaaaggtGGGCACGCAGCACCCCGGGGCGAGGCGCCACCcaccctggggggggggacacgaaAGGTTCCGGGGCTGTTTGGGGTTAAGGGGGGGGGGATTGGGGCCCCCCACTCACCTCTGTGGCTCCGCATCCCTCTGGGTGCCAAcgccgggctgggggctcgggggcTGCCTCTGTGAGGGcgaaatggggagggggggggtgaggggggcagGGTTGGGGGCTCCCCAATTTTGGGATCGATCCCTGGCGCTGGGGGCTCGCCGAGAAACCCCTGGgcacctgccccagcccctAAACCAGGGGCAGAACCCACCCCGAGGGACCCCAAAGGGACCCCGAGGAACCCAAAGGGACCCCAAAAGGACCCCAAAGGGGGCTTATAGGGTGGCGGTggtgcagctcccagccccgtcACCCCAAAGCCGTGCCTGGCACCCGCTGTGGCCCCTGCCCCGTGGCCGGGTGGCTGCTGACGAGGGCTGAAAGCCGAGGGCACGAGGGCCGGGAGGGCTTTTGTCCCCCAGaaggctccagcagcagcgggACGCGCACTgcgcccagcccctgccctcaaCCCCCCGGCTGGAAAAGCCCCGAAAGgggtttttttaaaaaaaaaaaacaaaaaaacaaaacccacaaagccCCCGGACAAAGGAGAAAATTCcccatttttatgtttttttttgcctcccaACTTCTCCTTTCAGAGCGGGGAGcacctggaaaataaaaataaatcaaaccccGTGCCGGCGCAGCgccccaaacctccccaaaacctccccaaatcccccctcGGGGCATGGGGTTGGGGGATGCCaaccacccccagcccccccccgggaccccagCCCCAGTAAAAACGGGGAAGGGGGAAATGTGACATCCCCTAGcaccttggggggggggggtcgagCTGCCATAAAGGGGTCCGGAGCCTCCCCAAAAAGCGCCTTTGGAGGTCACCCCATAAAAATCATCCCCTATTttggcaccgggggggggggtcagatCTGctcgcccccagcccagcagctcggGGGCACCTCGGGGGCTGGGGGCCCGGTGCTGTTGGCACCCCCGGAGCGTGGCCGGGCACGGCACAAGGCGGCTTTGTGCTggccccccccgcgccccccatGAGCTCACACTTTCCATCCTCCGAGCCAGGGAGGGTTTGTTCCTCCAGCacaacccccccccacccccccagccctttTTTTGGGGACCCCATGGGTGCCGTGGTGAGAGGAGGGGGCGCGTTTGGGaccccccaggagctgctggggggggggtccggggggggggggcgagcaGATGGATGAGCCGGCAAatagcaggaggcagaggaagggtGGGTGCGGGGTGGCTGCGGatgctggggaggaaaaaggaaaacaaaccccagagaggggctggggggggagacggggcagccccccccccggttgGATTAagggacatgggggggggggggggggcagcttATCGGCTGTGGGCAGGGTGGGGGCCACCGCCCCACGGCACCCTCGCGGCTCCCCGAGATAAGGGCGGCTCGGGGACGGTGCCGCCGGGGGATTTTGGGGGCCAAGAGCCAGGAATAGGGTgtgcggggtgggggggggacacgcaccgagccccccccccctgTGGGTACCTGGaatggggagaggaagagggatggatggacggacagatggatggatggggTGTGGGAGACCCCCCCCAAAGTGTAACCCAGCCcctgggctgtggggggggggcgtggAGAGGTCGgtttcacccccccccccccccaccagaccccccccaccccgccccgAGGAAATCCGGATTTGACTTTTCACAGCCGCCAAAGCCATCAGCGCGCGGGGCCGGGCGAAAGGCCAGGCTGCacgggcccccccccccccaaaaaaaaaaaaaaaacaccaaaaaacccCTAACCAGGGGTGCGGGGAGCAACGAGGGACCcccagccttcctcccctcgccctcctcctcctcctctcctcgctgcccttccctccccagaGCAGCGGGCGCGGGCCCCCTGCCCTATCCATGCgcggagaggaggggggggacacccgGGGGGGGTCACAAGTTCCCCGAACAGCCGGTTCCTGGGAACGGCTCCGGCGTTTCCCAGCCCaacccagcctcctcctcctcctcctcttcctcctcttcctcctcccctgctcGCAAGCTCCCGGCTGACGGCGAGGCCCCGAGCGTCCTCCCCGCAACTCGATCGGGCACGGGGCGCACGGGGCGCGCGGTGTCCGGTTCCTGCGCCCTGCTTCTCGCCCtttctgtcccccccccccgggggacAGAAAAATTTCTCCCCGATCTGGGCCCAAACCTCACCTACCCACCCCAAAATCCCAACCCAGCCGCTGTTTTTTAATCCCAGATGCGTGGCACCTGCCCAAAAGCCCCCAAAACCCTCGTTTTTTTTTGGGGTCCGGTGctcccccccctgccccacagggcTCCGATGGCCACCCCGCAGCCCGCTGTGGCTCACGTGGCACGTAATCTGGGATTAGGATGGGATTAGCCTGCTCATCCCGCACGCGGAGGGGCCGCCGGGGACCCAGCGGGGTCTGGGAGATGCCCACGGCCCCCCAGTGAACCCCAAAATCTCCCAGCCCCATGGGACACCCTACACGGGGTGTCCTGGGGACCCCGATGCCACCACAGCGTGGCACCTGCCCAAAATGTggccgggggctccccgggggcgAGGTGGCAGCTGGTGGCCCTGGTTTTACCGGGTTTAGCCCTGCCTGACCACCGACCCCGCACGCCCACGGCCCCATAGCGGGGTTGGGGCGCCCCAAACGGGAGCCACCGCAGGGCCGGGGGGGTGCCAAAATCTCAGGGCGTGCCCCAAAACCACAACGAGACCCCCAGAGCATCGACCCCATTGCACCCAGCACTCCTGGGAGCAGGGGATCAGTGgtgtccccccccaaaaaaataaaccctaCAGGGCTGAGACCCCCCCAAACTCACTCCACAGGTGGGGCCGGGAGCGCCCAGGCTCCTCCTCCCTCGGGGGACGCGGTGGCAacgctgctgtccccagggagggaCTGGGACGTCCCCTGTCCCCAAAACCCCTGCTATgggggtgtttttttggggtggggacCGTGGGATAAATCAGGTGCACCCTGGGGAGAGCCGCCCCCCCGCGTCCCCACGTCACCGCCCTCCTGTCCCCAAGAGCCCCCCGGCaagggcagctctgccccaaACGGGCACGGGGAcacagggcagggctgcagccccccaggagaAGAAGGGGGATGAAATTTTGGGCTGCCCCCACCCTTTaggacccccccccctcaaCGTTGGGGAGGGCGAGCGGGGAGCAGTGACGGGGAACCCACGGGCGGTGGCCGCCGACCCTGCGCaacgcagcccccccccggagAGGGTCCCGACCCCaatctcccccttcccttcgTCCCCacagccgggggggggcactCACCTAGGGCTGGGGCCACCTCATGCTTCCCTCCAGGGGGGTGGGGACCCcctggcctcctcctcctcctcctcctctcgcCGAGGCCGAAGCACGGCACCGGGGCTCGCATCCGAGCGCCCGCCGCTATCGGGCAGCGCAGGCGGCGGccgagcagcccccggggcGCTGATAAGGGGGAGCTCAGCACCCGGGGTGGGTGCGTGGGTGGGTTAaaggaggcggggggggggggggcacccgaTGCCGCTccccacctctgctgctggctcagtCCCTTTCGGAACAAGAGGAGAATTAGCCGGCATCATGACGAAGCACTATTGGCGCTCGCTCGCGCGCCCAACGCTTCCCCGGCACAAAGAGGGAGGAAAGCGCAGAGGGACCCGGCCTGCGCGGCCCCGTTCGCCAGCAGGAGCGAGCTGGGGGGGTCCTGGAACCCCCCCCGTGCaaagcagcacccccagctAAAAGGTTTTGCCCCCGCTTGATCCCAATGCTGAGCACCGCGCGGTGCGGCGGGTGGTGCGGCAGGAACGCGTCCGTGGATCCTGCCCCAAAGCTGGGGGGGGTCCGAGGGTGGCACCCCCGTTAATTGGAGGAGAACCTCTTGGAAACACAGCTCCGGGGCTGAGGGTGCTCAGCAGGGCAcggggaggtgctgagcacctgccaaaaaaaaataaaataaaatcaaacccTGACCTCTGAGGGGAGCCCAGCACCGGGGCAGAGCCGCTCCCCTCCGCACCCCAATTCCCAGGGGGGCACCAtcgagcccccagccctggtgctgagCGCTGAGGCTGGCCCAGCACCGCAGGGTGTGCCGGGGCAGGgcggggaggctgcggcctcctcctgccctccagcagGGAAAttttggggtggtggggagggagaacccagccctgggggggcGCAGAACCCGTGCCGGCGGTGCCGCGGCGCAGGAAGCCGGCAGCTATTCCCGGCTGTGTGTGGGAGAGCTGCCTGGAGACGGGGCCTCCGCTGCTGGGTGCTCTCCCCCCAGGCACGCACggagctgcttgctgcctcagtttccctcctGGCTCCCCAGAAACCATCTGGATGCGCTCACGGGGGGGGGCTGGATGCGCACACCGGGGGGATACGCACACCGGGGGGGGCTGCGCACAGAGGGTGGGGGCATGCACGCACCCTTGGGTGCCAAGGCCGGCATAATTCGGAGGCCAAACCCCCCCGGTCCCAGCCGCAGGATGCCGACCTGCCCCATCCTGGAGGTCCCCCTGGGGCCGTGCCCGTCGCTGGCCgaggctgcagccacccccccCCGGCGCTAACCCAGTTTCTCAAGCATGAAGGCAGCGCAGCGGCTGCTCGCCGCCAGCCTCCGGCACCCAGGGCACCCGATCCGGCTGCGGCTCCCGCAGCAGCACGcccagcacccaagggtgccaaGGAGCAGGCTGGAAATGCCCCTTTCCTGCCCCCCCGAGCACCGCGCACCCACCGAGAGCCACGCGCGGCCACGCTCCGGAGAGCCCCCGCGGGGTCACCGTGCCGTGTCCTTCACCGCCAGCTCTGCGGGGGGCTGGGATGGGTTTAAagggggggttatggggtgggCAAGAGGAGAGCAGGGCCCTACCTTCAAGGGAGCCCCCGGCCCGCCGCAGGCAGGTTCGCCCGTCCGCCGGGAGCCATGCCTGCGCCGAGCATCCCCTCCCTGCGCCGCACGGCGCGTTGCTACAGCGACCGCCTCCCTCCGCAGCCCCAGCGATGGAGGAGGATGTGCAGGAGCCGCCTTCGGCCTCACGGGAGCCGGGTTGGCCAAGGGGATGCTCCCCTCCGTGGCCCTTCCATGGGGCGGCCACGCCGTGACCCCGAAGCCAAGCCGTGCCCCAAGGGGTTGGGGACGGAGAGGGGCACCCCCGGGTGCCGGGCGCAGCGGGGTGGGGATTGGGATGGGGTGACGGCAGGCTGGGTTTGGGATGTCGGGGGGGGGCCCAAATTCCCTCATCACCCCCTAACTGAGCCCAGGGGATGGCAAAGGCTTGGGGAAGGCAGGGGGTTGGCGAGACATCCTCCAGTGCACTTTCTCCACCtccgccccccgccccgggtCTCACctcaaaaaacaagaaagaaaacccagtgtgggttttttttttttttttttttttcctctcttcttccccgGCCATAATTAAAAAGGACTCACCCTTCCGAGCCCTTTCTATCCCGGGAGGTCgagaagaaagagaggggaggaaggggggaaaaaaaaaaaaatccctgaaagaaaggagaggaagggctcgggaaggagaggagaaggggagaaaaagggacggggaaaaattaaaagcgGAGATTACACAAAGGGAACTCCTCTACCTTTGAAGCTTGGGCTAAattggggagggggcggcgggggcaggGAGGGTACAGACAGCTCGGCCCCTTTCTCAAAGCCCTCTCCTTTCAAGAAGGTCTCGAATTCCTGCGGAAACaaggagccggggctgggggggcgaAGGAAacggggaggggaagaaaaaaattaaaccgGCCGCCCGGCTAATTCCTACCCAACACACCTGGGCAGGCAGCGCCGGGCGCATTGTTCGGCCCTAATTGCTGGGTGTTGCATTTCTCCCCTGCTTTTAAAGCTCCATTGAACTCAAACTGTTATAA
Coding sequences within it:
- the DMTN gene encoding dematin, with translation MERLQKQPLTSPGSVCSSRGSSVPGSPSSIVAKMDNEVLGYKDLAAIPKDKAILDIERPDLMIYEPHFTYSLMEHVELPRSRERSLSPKSISPPPSPEVIREWLESRTPGGTSQPPPRPAASTPRSSVQHFHRPETDTTELNIYKKPPIYRQKEPHSGPHHGKHLIEDLIIESSKFPAAQPPDPNQPAKIETDYWPCPPSLAVVETEWRRRMASKRGEEEEEDLTEEMKSLRELQRQELSKVTSNLGKLILKEEMEKSLPIRRKTRSLPDRTPFHTSLHSGSYKSSSLPASGRSTLTRLQSAEFSSGSSEKGSPGVQNGQRGRMDRGNSLPSMLEQKIYPYEMLMVTNRGRVKLPPGVDRTRLERHLSPEDFLRVFEMPPEEFGKLALWKRNELKKKAFLF